Part of the Companilactobacillus zhachilii genome is shown below.
AGTGTAACGCGATTCAACTTTTTGGAAAGCTCAAATAGTTTCTCATAAGTTGGATCATTTTGATAAAGTTCAATTTTATTCTTCAATTGTTTTTGTTCAAATTGAGAGAAATAGAACTTCAAGTCATGATTTCCGTATAATGTGGCTAATAAAGCGAAGGCATCGGGTGATATTTTTTCACCGGTCAAAATTTCCTTGCGTAAATCAGCAACTAATTCACGTTTGACGCTACGGTTAGGTAGGTAGTTGTTAGTTTTGAACACTAAGCCAGTGATAGCTTTAGTGACATCAACTTTATCAACTAGTGAATCACCGATTTCATTGTAAATAATGCGAGTGATTTTTTCGTTAGTTGCCATCGCACGTAGAACATGATTGACACTCTTGCCTTGGTTCTTGTTGATAATTTGGAAAAATTCATTCAGATATTTTTTGTCGTCGGGTAAAACCTTATTAATGATGACACTGTTGTCTGTTAAATCGATAATATCA
Proteins encoded:
- a CDS encoding GPP34 family phosphoprotein, producing MDLNIPQKYFILSCNEKGSIRIFKNTRRRAYLAESSFFDLALNDIIDLTDNSVIINKVLPDDKKYLNEFFQIINKNQGKSVNHVLRAMATNEKITRIIYNEIGDSLVDKVDVTKAITGLVFKTNNYLPNRSVKRELVADLRKEILTGEKISPDAFALLATLYGNHDLKFYFSQFEQKQLKNKIELYQNDPTYEKLFELSKKLNRVTLTLLS